CGGCAGCGAGTGGAGCCGTCCGGTGTTCGTCCGCACCGACGACGACGCCCCTTCCAGCGACACCACGCGACTGACCTTCGTGGTCAGCTTCCAGGCCGACACCGACCGTGTCATCGATGCCTTCGCCATCGACTCGAATGGCCGGATGTGGGGCTCGAAAGGCACTGGCGGCGGCGAAACCCGCCCTGTCAAGGTCATCGTCCTCTGCCGCAACAGCGAGGGCGCGCCCGAGTTCCACACCTGCGCCCCGGAATGCACCGAGGATCAGGTCGAGAACGGTGAGCACTACGAGCTGGCCAAGGAGAACGCCGGCTTCAACGGCTACGAGGAGCCGATGATCGCCTTCGACGCGAACGACCCCGCTGCGCGCCAGCTCGGCGAGGTCCTGGCCTGGCTGTGACCTTGGCCTAACCCATCGCCCCGCTCGTGACTTCGGTCACCTGCGGGGCTTTCTTCTTTGTCGCTGCATCTTCGGCTGCAGGAGCGCGCCGGCGCGGGGTACGGAACTTCTCGAGCAGCGAGTCGATGTCGACGGGGAGAGGGGTCTCGGGGCCGCCTCGCACCAGCGTGCGACTCCAGCGGATCTTGTCGACGATCTCCATGCGGTCCTCGCGGGGCCGAGACGGCGTGTTCCAGCTGCGGCCGCGCACGCGCGCCTCTGGGATCCACCCGGCCGCGCGCAGGCTCGTGCCGGGCTCCGTCACCAGGGTGTACGTGATGATCCGATGCGCGCCTCTCCGCTTGGCCTCGCGCGCCGCCCATCCGTAGGCGAGCGAGCACGCGTTCCACTGCAGCCCGTCCGCGATGTCCTCGCGGATGCACAGGCGGTTGACCTCCATGACCTTGGTCTGGTTGATGGCCTTTGCCACCGGACGGCCGACCATCACGACGCCGATCACGCCGTCGTCGCCAGGCCCGTTGCGGATCGCGCCGCCGAACTTCCAGCCTGCCGGAGGAGGGCAGTGCCTGTGGTGCGCGCGCACGAACGCCTTCGCGTCGCGTTGTTCCACCGAGACCATCTGCAGGTTCCAGTCGATGACCAGGTGGCCGCAGCCGTCGTCGATGATGCGCCGCGCGCCGCCGGTGGAGATCGCGGCCAGCCCCTGCTCGTTGAGCCAGCGCGCCGCGCCCTTCGGGTCTTCGTTGAGGAACTCCACCACGGCCTGGTGCATGCCCTCGCAACAGGTGTCGACCATGAACTCGCGTGGCCCCCAGACCTCGTGCAGTTCGGCGTGCTCGGGCTGGCCGCAGAAGAGGCACGCCTGCGCTTCCTCGCCCCCCAGTGCGCCCCAGATGGCCTCCAGTTCTGC
This portion of the Methylibium petroleiphilum PM1 genome encodes:
- a CDS encoding XF1762 family protein; this translates as MISTAAELEAIWGALGGEEAQACLFCGQPEHAELHEVWGPREFMVDTCCEGMHQAVVEFLNEDPKGAARWLNEQGLAAISTGGARRIIDDGCGHLVIDWNLQMVSVEQRDAKAFVRAHHRHCPPPAGWKFGGAIRNGPGDDGVIGVVMVGRPVAKAINQTKVMEVNRLCIREDIADGLQWNACSLAYGWAAREAKRRGAHRIITYTLVTEPGTSLRAAGWIPEARVRGRSWNTPSRPREDRMEIVDKIRWSRTLVRGGPETPLPVDIDSLLEKFRTPRRRAPAAEDAATKKKAPQVTEVTSGAMG